In Acaryochloris marina S15, a single genomic region encodes these proteins:
- a CDS encoding type I restriction endonuclease: MSSQLAIEQTISSFQALHERLNLCRTSEASFFPEWLTPTIELVENDKAFLDHLRQRYYNYYNAGLLTEGTVLLSIVAPLLERLGFHEPPFFVQSEIPISLEVTERNEIYRGRMDVLVIRESLWVLTVEAKRSKFAADLALPQCLAYMSAAPQQPSFGMVTNGSDFIFCKVADGMYDFSDPLSLLSRQNRLYEVAMILTGLKEGRFSS, translated from the coding sequence ATGAGTTCTCAACTAGCCATCGAACAAACGATTTCAAGCTTTCAAGCATTGCACGAACGCTTGAATCTATGCCGGACCTCAGAGGCATCGTTTTTTCCTGAGTGGCTAACGCCAACAATTGAGCTAGTTGAGAACGATAAAGCTTTTTTGGACCATTTAAGACAGCGTTATTACAACTATTACAATGCAGGGCTATTAACAGAAGGCACTGTACTGTTATCGATTGTTGCCCCACTACTAGAACGCTTAGGCTTTCATGAGCCACCTTTTTTTGTCCAGTCTGAAATTCCCATCAGTTTAGAGGTAACTGAAAGAAACGAAATTTACCGAGGGCGAATGGATGTCTTGGTGATTCGAGAGAGTTTGTGGGTATTAACGGTAGAAGCTAAACGGTCGAAATTTGCGGCGGATCTGGCCTTGCCTCAGTGTTTAGCGTATATGAGCGCTGCGCCACAGCAACCTAGCTTTGGCATGGTGACGAACGGCAGTGATTTTATCTTTTGTAAGGTGGCAGATGGCATGTATGACTTTTCTGACCCATTATCCCTATTGTCTCGCCAGAATAGACTTTACGAAGTTGCGATGATCTTAACCGGCTTAAAAGAGGGTAGATTTTCAAGCTGA
- a CDS encoding DUF192 domain-containing protein yields the protein MSSEKPNQHRMLPLFGLIAGVLMLGCQPLNQATKATTPQPAPSVAVASPPGQQLPITAQALIKDSMVELEVAQTRQQQATGLMSRESLADNRGMLFPFSPPQSVSFWMKNVLIDLDMVFLRQGKVIAIQHSAPPCQSFPCPTYGPKGEIIDQVIELRGGRAAELGIQAGDLITIQTVSSES from the coding sequence ATGTCCTCCGAGAAGCCTAATCAACATCGAATGTTACCCCTATTTGGTTTAATTGCTGGGGTGCTGATGCTGGGATGTCAGCCCCTGAATCAAGCTACGAAGGCAACGACTCCCCAGCCAGCCCCCTCCGTAGCTGTAGCCAGCCCCCCTGGACAACAATTACCCATTACCGCTCAAGCCCTGATCAAAGACTCTATGGTGGAACTGGAAGTTGCCCAAACTCGCCAACAGCAAGCGACGGGACTCATGAGTCGAGAGAGTCTGGCAGATAATCGTGGCATGTTATTTCCGTTTAGCCCCCCTCAATCCGTCAGCTTTTGGATGAAAAATGTCCTCATTGATTTGGATATGGTTTTTTTGCGGCAAGGAAAGGTCATCGCAATTCAGCATAGTGCTCCACCCTGCCAATCCTTCCCATGTCCTACCTATGGGCCTAAGGGTGAAATTATTGATCAAGTGATTGAGCTTCGGGGGGGGAGAGCGGCTGAATTAGGGATTCAGGCGGGGGATCTCATCACGATTCAGACCGTTTCCTCTGAATCGTGA
- a CDS encoding LapA family protein — translation MVLARIVTMIGILLSVVAVLIQNQSPTLTLVFLGMRSQPLPLGLWIAGAVVIGALLSLGLFAILSATPVPSRKTKRRSSTQWSPFKRPAQPRVERESRSSGYSDWDEPVATEWNAQPAESFFDDEPEYYDDPVDYPEEDDYDDPTPPWEKRDSAYSYSYRDPEFAQQSSQRESVFDAEYRVIKPPQGPETDDNWDEFDDSFRED, via the coding sequence ATGGTCTTGGCTCGAATAGTGACGATGATCGGCATCCTACTGAGTGTGGTTGCAGTCCTGATCCAAAATCAAAGTCCAACATTGACTTTAGTGTTTTTGGGAATGCGATCGCAACCCTTACCTTTAGGACTTTGGATTGCTGGAGCGGTTGTGATTGGTGCACTCCTCAGCTTAGGTTTATTTGCCATTCTCTCAGCTACCCCTGTCCCCTCTCGCAAGACTAAACGTCGTTCGTCTACTCAATGGTCTCCCTTTAAGCGTCCTGCCCAACCTAGGGTGGAACGGGAAAGTCGCTCCTCCGGGTATTCAGATTGGGATGAACCTGTGGCTACGGAGTGGAATGCTCAACCAGCTGAATCCTTCTTTGACGATGAGCCAGAGTACTATGACGATCCGGTCGACTATCCCGAAGAGGATGACTATGATGATCCAACGCCCCCTTGGGAAAAACGGGACTCGGCCTATTCCTATAGCTATCGCGATCCTGAATTTGCCCAGCAAAGCAGTCAGCGAGAATCGGTCTTTGATGCAGAATATCGCGTAATCAAACCACCCCAAGGGCCTGAAACCGATGATAATTGGGATGAATTTGATGATTCATTTCGAGAAGACTAG
- a CDS encoding methylenetetrahydrofolate reductase, whose amino-acid sequence MTSPISSVHDLSEQLSSPIEHRFQAAIHAGEFLVTAEVMPPKGGSIQHMLDQALQLKDWVHAVNITDGSRAVLRMSSLAVAAILRQQGLEPICQMACRDRNRIALQADLMGAHALGIHNILALTGDPIKAGDFPKAKSVFDLESVRLLNIIRHLNNGLDGNEKPLPDGPTQLLVGAAVDPQLASWSGLQSRFERKVMAGAEFFQSQLIVDFDRLEKFMTEIAAPAKKPILAGIFLLKSAKNAQFINRCVPGVNIPESIINRLDKATDPLQEGIAIAAEQVQQARQLCQGVHMMAIRREDLIPQILAQAGVTPVRQAQITP is encoded by the coding sequence ATGACATCTCCTATTTCCTCTGTTCATGATCTGTCTGAACAGCTATCCTCTCCGATTGAGCATCGATTCCAGGCTGCAATTCATGCTGGAGAGTTTTTAGTGACCGCAGAGGTAATGCCTCCAAAAGGTGGTTCCATCCAGCACATGCTGGACCAGGCTCTCCAACTCAAAGATTGGGTCCATGCAGTCAATATTACAGACGGCAGTAGAGCAGTATTAAGAATGAGTTCTTTAGCTGTTGCCGCTATCTTGCGCCAACAGGGACTTGAACCTATTTGTCAGATGGCTTGCCGCGATCGCAACCGTATTGCCCTCCAAGCCGATCTCATGGGAGCCCATGCTTTGGGCATTCACAACATCTTGGCTCTCACTGGAGATCCCATCAAGGCAGGAGATTTCCCCAAAGCAAAAAGCGTGTTCGATCTAGAGTCCGTCCGCTTGCTGAACATCATTCGCCATCTTAACAATGGCCTAGATGGGAATGAGAAGCCACTCCCCGATGGCCCAACCCAGCTCTTAGTGGGTGCAGCGGTTGATCCTCAATTGGCGAGTTGGTCAGGACTACAAAGCCGGTTTGAGAGAAAAGTGATGGCGGGAGCCGAATTTTTCCAAAGTCAATTGATCGTTGACTTCGATCGCCTCGAAAAATTTATGACAGAGATCGCTGCCCCTGCGAAAAAACCAATCTTGGCGGGTATTTTTCTACTCAAATCTGCAAAGAACGCTCAATTTATCAATCGCTGTGTTCCAGGCGTTAATATTCCCGAGTCCATCATTAATCGTCTGGACAAAGCCACCGATCCGCTGCAAGAAGGGATTGCGATTGCTGCTGAGCAAGTCCAACAGGCCCGTCAACTCTGCCAAGGGGTCCATATGATGGCGATTCGTCGAGAAGATCTGATTCCCCAAATTTTGGCTCAAGCAGGCGTTACACCCGTGAGGCAAGCTCAAATTACCCCATAA
- a CDS encoding UPF0182 family protein: MSSKVVGWLVKSLLLVLGVVFGLDLLAHFIAEFAWFQNLGYLSVFQTQLVVRIGLWVLALASTGGYLVGNLVLARRWRYHHPVDIDKTEPGALNLTQLLLALVGLSLLLASLLTHIGQVIIHFWYPPTEIATSSSQILQQFTFSATANVLKHWLQMPWQLLLVTGFTAFLLWHPGFVLGAIALCLSLGLGLVASNHWTTILAFIHATPFKNTDPLFGHDIGFYVFVLPLWELLRFWLMGVTLTGFVSAALIYLLAGDSVSQGRFPGFTLPQKRHLYGLGGTLALTLAWGFWLDRYSLLYSTQGILYGAGYTDVTVDLPTKTLLCFGAATIAVVFFGRAVFPRPARRPVKLSWILSFYIGIAVVAGLILPRGVQALVVQPNELAREESYIEKSIQLTRAAFDLDNIETKTFQPKADLTPAKLKANDFTLRNIRLWDTRPLLEANRQLQRIRLYYEFPSADVDRYTLKTSQPANSEEESTTPQSSTEKRQVLVAARELDYGNVPPEAQTWINQRLIYTHGYGFTLSPVNTAETSGLPTYFVKDIGAGNNEGTLQTATSDIAASIPINLPRIYFGELSNTYVMTRTKVQELDYPSGNDNRYNTYDGTGGVAIGSWWRRGMFSLYLRDWQMLFTQNFTPQTEVLYRRQIKERVEELAPFLRFDSNPYLVTANVDVEAFNRTNKPAVPGTLFWVIDAYTVSNHYPYSDPGQESFNYIRNSVKVVVDAYNGSVTFYSVDLNDPILKTWRGIFPQMFQPLAAMPPSLRSHTRYPTDLFRAQSQSLLTYHMTDPQVFYNREDQWRVPNEIYGEKSQLVQPYYLTMKLPEADTEEFILLYPFTPVRRNNLIAWLAARSDGENYGKRLLYQFPKRELIFGPEQIEALINQDPVISQRISLWNRQGSRVIQGNLLIIPIEDSLLYVEPLYLEAEENSVPILARVIVVYENKIVMAKTLDQGLAGIFQTDGQETEAIVRPVDTEELAPPPS, encoded by the coding sequence ATGTCCTCTAAGGTTGTTGGTTGGTTAGTTAAGTCCCTGCTCCTCGTATTGGGAGTGGTATTTGGTCTAGATCTACTGGCTCATTTTATTGCTGAGTTTGCCTGGTTCCAAAATCTAGGCTATTTATCCGTCTTTCAAACTCAACTAGTGGTCAGAATCGGGCTATGGGTTCTAGCGCTTGCCAGTACGGGAGGGTATCTGGTCGGCAACTTAGTCCTGGCCCGTCGCTGGCGCTACCACCACCCCGTTGATATTGACAAGACTGAACCCGGTGCTCTCAATCTGACGCAATTACTGTTGGCGTTGGTGGGGTTGAGTCTGTTACTAGCCAGTCTGCTGACCCATATTGGTCAGGTGATTATCCATTTCTGGTATCCCCCTACAGAAATTGCAACATCCAGCTCCCAGATTTTGCAGCAGTTTACATTTTCTGCCACGGCCAATGTGCTCAAACATTGGCTACAGATGCCCTGGCAACTGCTGTTAGTGACTGGATTTACAGCATTTTTGCTTTGGCATCCTGGGTTTGTACTGGGTGCGATCGCACTTTGTCTCAGTCTTGGGCTCGGGTTAGTTGCCTCCAACCACTGGACAACGATTCTGGCCTTTATTCACGCCACTCCCTTTAAAAACACCGATCCGCTGTTTGGACATGACATTGGCTTTTACGTATTTGTCCTGCCCCTGTGGGAACTGCTGCGCTTTTGGCTAATGGGAGTGACCCTCACCGGATTTGTCAGTGCGGCCTTAATCTATCTCTTGGCCGGGGACAGTGTAAGTCAAGGCCGTTTCCCAGGGTTTACCTTGCCCCAGAAGCGGCATCTGTATGGACTAGGGGGAACCCTTGCCTTAACCCTGGCCTGGGGGTTTTGGCTAGACCGCTATTCCCTGCTCTATTCCACCCAGGGGATTCTCTATGGGGCTGGCTATACCGACGTTACGGTGGATTTGCCGACTAAAACACTGCTCTGTTTTGGTGCGGCCACCATTGCTGTGGTCTTTTTTGGACGAGCGGTGTTTCCTCGTCCTGCTCGACGTCCGGTGAAATTATCCTGGATCCTCAGTTTTTACATTGGTATTGCCGTAGTGGCGGGATTGATTTTGCCCCGAGGTGTGCAGGCCCTGGTGGTTCAACCCAACGAGCTGGCCCGAGAAGAATCCTATATCGAAAAAAGTATTCAATTGACGAGAGCTGCCTTTGATCTCGACAATATTGAAACCAAAACTTTTCAGCCCAAAGCCGACTTAACCCCTGCCAAGCTGAAGGCCAATGATTTTACGTTACGCAATATTCGTCTTTGGGATACCCGTCCGCTATTAGAGGCCAACCGCCAACTCCAGCGGATTCGTCTCTACTATGAGTTTCCCAGCGCGGATGTGGATCGCTACACCCTTAAAACGTCTCAACCTGCCAACTCAGAGGAAGAAAGCACCACGCCCCAATCGAGTACGGAAAAGCGACAGGTGCTGGTGGCAGCTCGTGAGCTGGATTATGGCAATGTCCCCCCAGAAGCCCAGACCTGGATTAACCAGCGTCTGATCTATACCCACGGTTACGGCTTTACCCTCAGTCCTGTCAATACTGCTGAGACCAGTGGTCTGCCCACTTACTTTGTCAAAGATATTGGGGCTGGAAATAACGAGGGAACCTTGCAAACAGCAACCTCGGATATTGCCGCCAGCATTCCCATCAATCTGCCCCGGATCTACTTTGGGGAACTGTCTAACACCTATGTCATGACCCGCACAAAGGTGCAGGAACTAGACTATCCCAGCGGCAATGACAATCGCTACAACACCTATGACGGCACTGGTGGTGTTGCCATTGGCTCTTGGTGGCGACGGGGGATGTTTTCCCTCTACCTGCGGGATTGGCAAATGCTGTTTACCCAAAACTTCACTCCTCAAACGGAAGTTTTGTATCGCCGCCAGATTAAAGAGCGCGTGGAAGAGCTGGCTCCTTTTCTCCGATTTGACAGTAATCCCTATTTAGTGACGGCTAATGTTGATGTAGAAGCCTTCAACCGCACCAATAAACCAGCGGTTCCCGGCACTTTATTTTGGGTGATTGATGCCTACACCGTTAGCAATCATTACCCCTATTCCGATCCAGGCCAAGAAAGTTTTAATTACATCCGCAATTCCGTCAAGGTGGTGGTGGATGCTTACAATGGCTCGGTGACCTTTTATAGTGTCGATCTCAACGATCCAATCCTGAAAACCTGGCGGGGAATTTTCCCCCAGATGTTTCAGCCCTTGGCGGCAATGCCCCCCAGTCTGCGCAGCCATACTCGCTACCCCACGGATCTGTTCCGAGCCCAATCTCAAAGCCTCCTCACCTACCATATGACCGACCCTCAGGTGTTCTATAACCGGGAAGATCAATGGCGAGTGCCCAATGAGATTTATGGTGAGAAAAGCCAGCTCGTCCAGCCTTATTACCTGACGATGAAGCTGCCGGAAGCCGATACCGAAGAATTTATTCTGCTCTATCCCTTTACCCCGGTTCGCCGTAATAATCTAATTGCCTGGCTCGCTGCTCGCTCCGATGGCGAAAACTACGGCAAGCGGCTGCTGTACCAGTTTCCCAAACGAGAGCTAATTTTTGGCCCTGAACAAATTGAGGCTTTGATCAACCAAGATCCAGTCATTTCCCAACGAATTTCTCTGTGGAACCGCCAGGGGTCGCGGGTCATTCAAGGCAACCTATTGATCATTCCCATTGAGGACTCGCTGCTCTATGTGGAACCGTTATATCTAGAAGCAGAAGAGAATAGCGTACCGATTCTAGCGAGGGTGATCGTTGTCTATGAGAACAAAATTGTGATGGCCAAAACCCTCGATCAAGGACTGGCAGGCATCTTTCAGACTGATGGACAGGAGACTGAAGCCATTGTTCGCCCAGTTGATACGGAAGAATTAGCCCCTCCTCCTTCTTAA
- a CDS encoding NADPH-dependent FMN reductase, with amino-acid sequence MTKIVGIGGSLRTASYSMMALELAAERVQALGADIQILDLRTMKLPFCDGGKDYSEFPDVHILQEVVTAADGLILATPEYHGSVSGVIKNALDLMGFTELSGKVTGLISVLGGQPNSNALNEMRLIMRWVHAWVIPEQLAIGQAWRAFDEDGKLMDEKLAERLDSFAQSLVTNTQKLSQK; translated from the coding sequence ATGACCAAAATTGTTGGCATTGGCGGTAGCCTCAGAACCGCTTCTTACAGCATGATGGCGCTAGAATTAGCAGCCGAGCGAGTTCAAGCCCTGGGTGCTGATATTCAAATCTTGGATTTGAGAACGATGAAGCTACCTTTTTGTGATGGTGGCAAAGACTATTCAGAGTTTCCAGACGTTCATATTTTGCAAGAGGTGGTCACCGCAGCTGATGGTCTAATTTTGGCCACCCCGGAATATCATGGCAGCGTCAGTGGCGTCATCAAAAATGCCCTGGACTTAATGGGCTTTACAGAGCTAAGTGGTAAGGTTACCGGGTTGATCAGCGTTTTGGGGGGACAGCCCAATAGCAATGCCCTCAATGAAATGCGACTGATTATGCGATGGGTTCACGCCTGGGTCATTCCAGAGCAACTTGCCATCGGTCAAGCTTGGCGGGCTTTTGATGAAGACGGCAAATTAATGGACGAAAAATTGGCAGAGCGGTTAGATTCATTTGCCCAAAGTTTGGTCACCAATACCCAGAAACTGAGTCAGAAATAG
- a CDS encoding cation diffusion facilitator family transporter has translation MSNAHSSKVSIYAAMAANIAIGIAKFIGAGISGSSAMLSEGIHSVVDSTNEVLLLYGLHKSETKPDEQHPLGYGQELYFWSLIVAVLIFALGGGLSIFEGITSMQVQAPAHDPRLSYIVLASSAVFEGIALFVSIREFNKATPKTSNSFWKTLSNSKDPSSFIVIFEDCAALIGLGVAFLGVFMTELKGNSIYDSIASIVIGLLLTVVAVVLVIETKGLLIGESASPETRESIKQIVKSDDAVTRMESPITLHFGPQDIMLAMNIEFRDDLSSDEIEAATRRIEHKIRESHTEVKRIFLEAASVV, from the coding sequence ATGTCTAACGCGCACTCGTCTAAGGTTTCAATCTATGCAGCCATGGCTGCCAACATTGCCATTGGCATCGCTAAGTTTATCGGGGCTGGAATTAGCGGCAGTTCTGCCATGTTATCGGAAGGCATTCATTCCGTAGTGGATTCGACCAACGAAGTGCTACTGCTCTATGGTCTTCATAAGAGTGAAACGAAGCCAGATGAACAGCATCCCCTCGGCTATGGACAAGAACTTTATTTTTGGTCCTTGATCGTTGCCGTTTTAATCTTTGCCTTAGGGGGCGGCCTTTCCATTTTTGAGGGCATTACCAGCATGCAAGTGCAGGCCCCGGCCCACGACCCTAGGCTCAGCTACATCGTCTTGGCCTCTTCAGCGGTATTTGAGGGAATTGCCTTATTTGTGTCTATTCGTGAGTTTAATAAGGCCACGCCGAAGACCTCCAACAGCTTCTGGAAAACTTTAAGCAACAGCAAAGATCCCAGTTCGTTCATCGTTATTTTTGAAGACTGTGCCGCCTTGATTGGTCTAGGGGTTGCCTTTCTCGGCGTATTCATGACCGAACTGAAGGGCAATTCTATATATGACAGTATTGCCTCTATTGTCATCGGGCTATTGCTAACCGTGGTTGCCGTTGTGCTGGTCATTGAGACCAAAGGCTTACTCATCGGTGAAAGTGCTTCACCCGAAACCCGCGAAAGCATCAAACAGATTGTTAAATCAGATGATGCCGTCACCCGTATGGAGTCTCCGATTACGCTTCATTTTGGCCCTCAAGATATAATGTTGGCCATGAACATCGAATTTAGGGATGACCTCTCTTCTGATGAAATTGAAGCGGCTACGCGCCGTATTGAGCACAAAATCCGAGAATCTCACACAGAAGTCAAGCGAATTTTTCTAGAAGCTGCTTCTGTAGTCTGA
- a CDS encoding glycosyltransferase produces MTTVAYLINQYPKVSHSFIRREILALEAQGINIRRYSIRSCPDQLVDPDDIAELDKTQVLLSVGVLGLVLAFIWVMFSRPRAFVKALGLTLKIGWNSDRGLWRHFIYLAEASVFLFWLGVAGVDHVHAHFGTNPAAVAMLCHALGGPSYSFTVHGPDEFDKPQILHLATKVAHANFVVAVSSFGQSQLYRWSNPQHWSKIHIVRCGLDQIFLHQPPTALPETPHIVCIGRLCPAKGQLLLVEAVSQLIQEGVEIKLTLVGDGESRTAIESAIAAAHLEEVITITGWVSSIHIRNYLLGAKVKVLPSFAEGLPVVLMEALALRRPVISTYIAGIPELVKPNNGWLIPAGSVSALKDAIRVSLTTSTVKLQEMGEVGAEQVNADHNIETEVVKLSQLFAAHRP; encoded by the coding sequence ATGACTACGGTTGCTTATCTGATAAATCAATACCCCAAGGTCAGTCATAGCTTTATTCGCCGTGAAATTTTGGCCTTAGAAGCCCAGGGGATTAATATTCGACGTTATTCCATTCGTTCATGTCCTGATCAGCTCGTCGACCCAGATGATATAGCAGAGCTAGATAAAACTCAAGTTCTGCTATCCGTTGGCGTCTTGGGGCTTGTTTTGGCATTTATTTGGGTCATGTTTAGCCGCCCCAGAGCCTTTGTCAAGGCTCTGGGGTTAACCCTTAAGATCGGTTGGAATTCTGATCGGGGCTTGTGGCGGCACTTTATCTATTTAGCAGAAGCGAGTGTTTTCCTATTTTGGCTGGGCGTTGCAGGGGTTGATCATGTCCATGCCCATTTCGGCACGAACCCTGCTGCCGTTGCCATGTTGTGTCATGCGTTGGGTGGGCCTTCCTATAGCTTTACGGTGCATGGGCCCGACGAATTTGATAAACCCCAGATTCTCCACTTAGCGACCAAGGTTGCCCATGCTAATTTTGTGGTGGCAGTTAGCTCCTTTGGCCAAAGCCAACTCTATCGTTGGAGTAACCCTCAACATTGGTCCAAAATACACATCGTTCGCTGTGGATTAGATCAAATATTTTTGCATCAACCCCCTACCGCGTTGCCAGAAACGCCGCATATTGTTTGTATTGGCCGTCTTTGTCCTGCAAAGGGACAACTTTTGCTGGTTGAGGCTGTTTCCCAGTTGATCCAAGAAGGAGTCGAAATTAAGTTAACTTTGGTCGGAGATGGTGAATCCCGTACTGCCATAGAATCTGCCATTGCAGCAGCACATTTGGAAGAGGTGATCACTATCACAGGATGGGTGAGTAGTATCCATATTCGGAACTATTTACTAGGGGCCAAAGTTAAAGTTTTACCGAGCTTTGCAGAAGGTTTACCCGTAGTTTTAATGGAGGCTTTAGCCCTTAGACGCCCCGTAATTTCCACTTATATTGCTGGCATCCCTGAATTAGTAAAACCTAATAATGGCTGGTTGATTCCAGCAGGTTCGGTTTCAGCTTTGAAGGATGCTATCCGAGTCAGTTTAACTACCAGCACGGTCAAACTCCAAGAAATGGGGGAAGTTGGAGCTGAACAGGTAAATGCGGATCACAATATAGAAACTGAGGTGGTGAAACTCTCTCAATTATTTGCAGCGCATCGGCCTTAG
- the nblR gene encoding response regulator transcription factor NblR: MSDLSRVIPENLPHVLLVLDQPELAQRLREAFLSQGYNVTVVRDTEDAIAQCKTQPPALAMIDQQISEQSGGQLCRQLRAEGIRIPLLLLMDKDTLDDRIACLEAGADDYVLSPYSGEVLLQRVRQYLKSDSVLPTTLLSFQDLQLDLATRRAQRRSRTIELTMKEFELLRYLMEHPREILTREQILENVWGFDFRGESNVIEVYIRYLRLKVQVVPEKRLIHTVRGVGYVLREA; the protein is encoded by the coding sequence ATGTCCGACCTGTCGCGGGTGATACCAGAAAATTTGCCCCATGTTCTGCTGGTGCTTGATCAGCCCGAGTTAGCTCAGCGCTTGCGTGAAGCGTTTCTTTCCCAGGGATATAACGTCACTGTGGTTCGGGATACAGAAGATGCGATCGCACAATGCAAAACCCAACCTCCGGCGCTGGCCATGATTGACCAGCAGATTTCGGAACAATCGGGAGGCCAGCTCTGTCGTCAGTTGAGAGCTGAAGGCATCAGAATTCCCCTATTACTCCTAATGGATAAAGATACCCTTGATGACCGAATTGCCTGCTTAGAAGCCGGTGCAGATGATTATGTCCTGAGCCCTTATTCAGGAGAAGTGCTGCTGCAGCGGGTGCGACAGTATCTTAAATCAGACTCTGTCTTGCCAACGACCCTCCTCAGTTTCCAAGATCTACAGCTCGATTTAGCCACCCGCAGGGCTCAACGAAGAAGCAGGACCATAGAACTGACCATGAAAGAATTTGAGCTCTTGAGATATCTAATGGAACATCCCCGGGAAATATTAACCCGTGAGCAAATTTTGGAAAATGTGTGGGGATTCGATTTTCGGGGAGAGTCGAATGTGATCGAAGTCTACATCCGCTATTTGCGGCTCAAGGTGCAAGTCGTCCCTGAAAAGCGTCTCATTCATACTGTTCGTGGAGTTGGATATGTCCTCCGAGAAGCCTAA
- a CDS encoding peptidase E: MTKGQIIAIGGGGFSEGSEPGLDAYVLGQSAANVPKVGFIGTASGDAERYLLKFYSRFSQLNCTPSHLTFFRRTPNLCDWIMAQDAIFVGGGNTFSMLAVWQAWEIAPLLKAAAAQGTVLSGISAGANCWFESCLTDAKADGFGPLQCLNFLSGSCCPHYSSEIARQQTFEHLIDIEALPPGIAIDDGAAAHFIDGRLTRIISGTEGATAYSVVPTPTGVTSKLFDGIEIVNLAR; encoded by the coding sequence ATGACAAAAGGACAGATTATTGCAATCGGTGGCGGTGGCTTTTCTGAAGGGTCGGAACCTGGCCTCGATGCCTATGTGTTAGGGCAGAGTGCAGCTAATGTTCCCAAAGTCGGTTTTATTGGCACAGCCAGTGGCGATGCAGAAAGGTATCTACTAAAGTTCTACTCTCGATTTTCCCAACTCAACTGCACCCCGTCTCATCTGACCTTTTTTCGACGAACCCCCAACCTTTGTGATTGGATTATGGCTCAAGATGCCATTTTTGTCGGTGGAGGTAATACGTTTAGTATGTTGGCTGTGTGGCAGGCTTGGGAAATTGCCCCTTTACTGAAGGCAGCCGCAGCTCAAGGAACCGTCTTATCAGGAATCAGCGCAGGCGCAAACTGTTGGTTTGAGTCCTGTTTAACCGATGCCAAAGCCGATGGGTTTGGCCCGCTACAATGTCTTAATTTTTTATCAGGGAGCTGTTGCCCCCACTATTCGTCAGAAATTGCCAGACAGCAGACCTTTGAACATCTGATTGATATAGAAGCATTACCCCCCGGTATCGCTATTGATGATGGTGCCGCAGCCCATTTTATCGACGGTCGACTCACCCGAATCATTTCAGGAACAGAGGGCGCGACTGCCTATTCCGTCGTTCCCACTCCCACAGGTGTGACCTCCAAACTGTTCGATGGGATTGAGATAGTAAATCTAGCAAGATAA
- the rfbD gene encoding dTDP-4-dehydrorhamnose reductase: MAKSRILLLGAQGQLGQELQKALPTMVELIAVGKETVNLAIPEQLHEVILPVQPDIIVNAAAYTAVDRAESEAELAHTVNQKSPTVLAEIAKTLGALLVHISTDYVFDGTQGHPYTESDSPHPQSVYGHSKWQGEEGIRHIWNQHIILRTAWVYGTQGKGNFVKTMLRLGKERSDVRVVDDQIGSPTWAKDIGDAIASLIHHWSSSDSATQAEIYGTYHFTNRGVASWYDFAVAIFAEAQSLGFPLQIERVIPITTSEYPLPAPRPAYSVLSNSKITPILGKPAPHWRQSLRQMLKELVQDPSV; the protein is encoded by the coding sequence ATGGCAAAGTCCCGCATTCTCCTGCTTGGTGCACAAGGACAATTAGGCCAAGAATTACAAAAAGCTTTGCCAACGATGGTTGAACTGATTGCTGTGGGAAAAGAGACGGTCAACCTGGCTATCCCTGAACAATTACACGAAGTGATCCTACCCGTTCAGCCAGACATTATCGTTAATGCCGCAGCTTATACGGCGGTTGACCGGGCTGAATCAGAGGCTGAATTGGCTCATACAGTAAATCAAAAATCCCCTACAGTCCTAGCCGAAATTGCCAAGACATTAGGAGCGTTACTCGTCCATATTTCGACAGACTATGTGTTTGATGGGACTCAAGGTCATCCTTACACTGAATCCGATTCTCCCCATCCTCAAAGTGTCTATGGTCATTCAAAATGGCAAGGAGAAGAGGGCATTCGCCATATCTGGAATCAGCATATTATTCTAAGAACGGCCTGGGTTTACGGTACCCAAGGTAAAGGTAATTTTGTGAAAACGATGTTGCGACTCGGCAAGGAGCGATCAGACGTTCGGGTTGTGGATGACCAAATTGGATCGCCCACTTGGGCTAAGGATATTGGAGATGCGATCGCATCCTTAATACATCACTGGTCCAGCTCAGATTCAGCCACTCAAGCAGAAATCTATGGCACCTACCATTTCACCAATCGAGGGGTTGCCAGTTGGTATGATTTCGCCGTCGCTATCTTTGCCGAAGCCCAGAGCCTGGGCTTCCCCCTCCAGATCGAACGGGTCATCCCCATCACCACATCTGAATATCCATTACCTGCCCCAAGGCCAGCCTATTCCGTCTTGAGTAATAGCAAAATCACCCCCATTCTTGGCAAACCTGCTCCCCACTGGCGGCAGTCTTTACGCCAGATGTTGAAGGAACTAGTTCAAGACCCCTCCGTATAA